In Hymenobacter volaticus, the genomic window CGAATACGGCGCGTGGAAGTTGGTTACATCAACGAGCCACATCATCGCCCAGTCTTGCAGTATATTGAACGCCCAGCACAACGGGATTACAAATAGCAGCCGCGTTCGGACCTGTTTCAGCAAAGGAAACCGGCGTTGAAAATGCATGATGATCCAGCGGTCAACCTCCCACGTAATGGCGGAATTAATCAACGATTCCGAAAGGATTTTGGCCGTTTGAACACTAAACGGGTGCTCATACGCTTTGTAGGCATACCCCGTCAATAGCACGAATAAGGTGATGCCACCGACTCGGATCCACCGATCATCTAATTGTTCTGCAGGTTGCGCTGGCATGAAGAGAAGCTTGTTTACCAAATATAAACTTCCAGCTAAGCTAGCCCAAAGCTAATCCCACCCGATTTGGCAGAACCAGGGGTTGAATTGAGGAAAAACGTGAGTTAATGGTTGGCCGCTTCAACACCCTGCTCCAGTAGCGCGGTCGTTTCCACTTAAAGGTTGTGCGAAGCGCTTTATTAGGGTACTGCTGCTTTTCGTGCCTCTTGCTTGGCTAGTAAGCATTGCGGTTGAAGCACCGAAAAAGAGAGTTGGGACAGTGCTTTCCTCAACTCGTTATTTTCTGTTTTCCGCAGGTGTCTTTCGTCAAGATCTTGGCGCACCAAACCAAATCTGCGGCTTGGCCGGGCTGCCATGCGCAACTGTTGTAGCTCGGCGCCTTGCCAGCGTGCCCACTTCAGTTTTCATTTTATGTACAAGCCCGTTTCTCTGTTGCTTTTTGCAGCCATCGGCTATCTGAGCGGGCCGCCGGCCCGCACCACCGACACCCGCCCGTCAGCGTATTGGACTTTGGTGTTGGCAGAGCGCAACTTTGCTGAATTCACTGGTAAGCACGGTATTAAAGCCGGATTCACGCGCTACTTAGCGGATGAAGCGTTGGTTGTGGTAAGGGGCCGATACCAGCTCGGTAAGCCGTTGTACGAGAAGATGGCCGACCAACCGAGCGTGCTTTCCTGGTGGCCCGTGTACGCTGACATAGCTGCTTCCGGTGATTTTGGCTACACTACGGGGCCTTTCGAGGTAAGGCCTCAGGCAACTACTGATGCGCCGGTGGCTTTTGGGCAGTTTACTAGCGTCTGGCGCAAAACCAGCACTGGAGAGTGGAAAGTGTTGGCCGATGTAGGCATCACGCATCCTGCTCCCAATCAGCCAGCGGCAGCTACCTTACATGAGCCCTCTGTCACAAGAAAAAAGTTCTTAGCCGCTACCGACACAGCTACTAGTCAAAAAGAGTTGTTGGGTCTGGAGGCCGATATAGCGCAGGTGGCTGGTTCTCGATCGTTGGGAGCTGCTTACCGCCAAGTGCTAGCGCCCACCGAAGCAGTGCGACTGTATCGAACGGGTAGTCAGCCGTACGTGGGGCCAACTGCTATACCATTTGCGGCCAGCCAAACTGCGCGGGCCACCTATACTTCCGTAAAAGCAGTAGCAGCTGCATCCAACGACTTAGGCTTTACCTATGGCTATGCCCAGTACCAGCAGCAAAGCGGCCCTTTTCTGCGCATCTGGAGACGGGACGCAAACTGCGTGTGGAAATTAGTACACGAAGTAATGGACTTGCACTAGCCAACAAACCAGCAAATTGCTTTCACAGTAATGCTGGCGTCACTGCTCATATACAGTTCAGGGCACTGTGCGCTTATTGCTTCTCTTGTCCTTGCTTCGGAAGGCTATAGGCTACTGGATTGATCAGTGTCAGATACTCTAAAGAGGATAAATAATGCCTTCCCATGGCTAATTGACATCAAAAAGAGTTGCACTATCATGTAGTAGCTATTCATTTAACGAAGTGTGCCATCCGAGAAGTGAGAAACTGGTTTACAGTTTTGCTCGCTCCTCGGATGGCACACTTCGTTAAATGAATAGCTAGTAATTTCTGTTTAAAAGTTACTTCATAGTAAACCTGCGTTTGCAAGCCGCCCTATTGATACCTAAAGCAAGGTTACCTAAGAGGTAAGCTAAAACCCATTTTGTATGTCGTCCAACCTAACTATCAAGACCCACCAAGCATTTGCGATAAGTAAAGCATTATATCACTGCTAACCCTCGTGGCCCAAAGCAAGCCACGAGGGTTAAAGCAACACTAATTAGTTTTCATTTAAAGCGGAGGATGGGTAGCCACTTCGCTCTAAGGCTTCTCTGTCGAGTTGCAAATGGGTTGGCGAGAAGACAACACGCCAGCCTTTATAGTTAGTTGAGGAATTATTGAGTTTGCGCAAACCACGGCTGGCAAACACACTTTCAGATCTACGCCATGTAGACATTAAACGAAAAAAGAGGGGATCAGGCAGCTTCATTGGATATGAGTCGATAAGATTGGGAATAGGAGGGTAGTGCTCTCTTCAAGGTGAAAAGACTCGCGCGGGCTACTCACTTGATTGCGTACGAATTGAAGCTGAATCACCAGTTCTAAGGTTTGGCAGAGTTATTAGCCAACCTAAAAAGTATAGTGGAACCTTACTAGCACACAGCACATGTCTGACAAAGAGTCGTCGAGACCGAGTACACTAGAAAGCACAACAATAGGTTTAGAGGTCTCCCATGGGGGATGGGAAATACAGCTCTAAGCAACGAAGTGGGTATACACCCTCCTTACATGATTTGCAACGCCCTGTGTTCGGCTCACTGCCGAAATGGACGTGGATTAAACCCAGCACGCAATACTGGGGCGCAGACAAATGTCTGCGGCGGTGCCGCAGGGACATAACCTAGAAAGCTCGGCATATATATTATATACCGACCGAGTAGTTTCGGCTAAACAGATTTCGCGGCATTAAGCCCGTGCGGCACGATTCACATTGGAGTAGGTTGCGTTAGTATGTCACCAAGGTAGTAGATTGATTAGCACTACGCAAGTGATATAAGTATTTTAATTGATTTTTGTAGTATTCTAGTGTAGGCAGTCAAATTTATAGGCTTAATCTTATTTGCTTTAATTAAAACGATAGAACGTATGCCTTATTGAATGATGCACGATTTGCTAAGCAACAATTATTGCAGTCAGCTATTTGAGGTTAGGCTCATTGGAGACACTTATTGATCCGTTTGGGCATGTAATAGTCTCCTTAGAGCGGAAACATAACTACCTAAGCAACATAGAAATCCTGTTGCTTAGGCAAGGAAGTTTGATAAGTAGATACAGTTTGAGTGCACTTAATCTACTCACATTGGCGAAGTGTAGACGTAAAAATTTGCTTGAGCTTCTTGCATACCGCCGCACAAAGCTGATGTACTAGCAAAAGGTGTAGGAGTAAAGTTCTTGCCTAGCTTGTTTAATTCTAGGCAATTAAATACTTGAAAAAGCGCTCAGTTTAAAACAGAAATTCATCTATTGTTTTACTGGTGTAAAACAAAAACGCCCTCTACAGCATGTAGAGGGCGTTTTCAGACACTGTTTGTGGTCACGCTAGGAATCGAACCTAGATCAAGAGCTTCGGAAACTCTCATACTATCCGTTGTACGACGTGACCGAATTAAGAGCGGCAAAACTAGGCAGAAATAGCGTTGCAGCCAAACCTAGTGCTACATTTTCTGCAAAAACCTGTACTGACCTGCCACAACCTTACAAGCGTCAATTCAGTTAACTACTCTTGAACTCGACCAACCAAAATCCATTATGGCAACCACTGAAAAGAAAACTCTCTACACGGCTGAAGCTGCTGCCGTTGGCGGCCGTAGCGGCCACGTACGTTCCACTACGGGTATTATCGACCTCGATATGTCGGTGCCAGAAGGCTTAGGTGGAAAGAAAGGAGCTACCAATCCGGAAGAACTGTTTGCTGCTGGTTATGCTTCTTGCTTTCAGCAAGCTCTATTGGTTATTGCGCAGCGTGCCAACGATAAACTCGACGCCGACACCACTGTAAACTGCTCGGTGTCGTTGTTCCAGGAGGGAGAAGGCTATGGCTTGAGCGCTATACTCGACGTAGATCTGAAGAAATTCGACCACGATAAAACCATTGACATGGTGCGCCAAGCACACAAAATATGTCCTTATTCGGTAGGTACCCGTGGCAACATGGAAGTGGAACTACGAGTACAGGGACAACCTATTCCGGTTGAAGCCGAAGAAAATGCCGGTGTAGCCAAAGAAAGCTAGAAGACCAGAGCACCAAGAATAGAAACGGCCGCTGGAGACATCTCCAGCGGCCGTTTCTATTCTTGGTGCTCTGGTAAATTACATTGCCAACACTTCTTTCACGCGCTCAGCGGCGTCTTTCAACAGTACGGCTGAATACACCTTGAGGCCTGACTCGTCGATGATGCGGGCGCCTTCCTCGGCGTTAGTGCCTTGCAGACGCACAATAATCGGCACTTTGATGTCGCCAATGTTCTTATAGGCTTCTACTACACCGTTTGCCACCCTGTCGCAACGCACGATGCCACCGAAGATGTTGATGAGGATGGCTTTCACGTTCGGATCCTTCAGGATGATGCGGAAACCAGCTTCTACAGTTTGGGCATTAGCTCCACCCCCTACGTCGAGGAAGTTGGCGGGTTCACCACCGCTTAGTTTGATAATGTCCATGGTGGCCATGGCCAAGCCCGCGCCGTTTACCATGCACCCTACGTTGCCGTCAAGCTTCACGTAGTTCAGGTTTGAGGCCGAAGCTTCCACTTCCAAGGGGTCTTCCTCGTTGGTGTCGCGCAGGGCAGCAAAATCGGGGTGACGATACATAGCGTTTTCGTCCAGGGTCACCTTGGCGTCAACGGCCAGAATTTTGTTGTCCGAAGTCTTCAACACGGGGTTGATTTCGAACATGGCCGAATCGGTGTCGTCGTAGGCTTTGTAAAGCGCCGTTACGAATTTCACCATTTCCTTTTGGGCTGGGCCAGTCAGGCCGAGGTTGAAGGCAATTTTGGCGGCCTGGAACGGACGCAACCCCACGCGTGGGTCGATATGCTCGCGGTGGATTTTCTCGGGGTGCGCCTCGGCAACCTCCTCGATGTCCATACCGCCTTCGGTGGTGTAGATGATGACGTTTTTGCCGGTGCCACGGTCGAGCAGCACGCTCATGTAATACTCCTTAGTTTCCGACTCGCCGGGATAGTACACGTCCTGGGCAACAAGCACTTTGTGCACTTTGCGGCCTTCGGCGCCGGTTTGTTTGGTCACGAGCTGCATGCCGATAATCTGGTCGGCAATTTCTTTTACCTGATCCAGGTTTTTGGCCAGCTTCACGCCGCCCCCTTTGCCGCGGCCGCCAGCGTGAATTTGGGCTTTGATTACGTACCAGCTAGTGCCGGTGTCAGCGTTCAGCTTCTTGGCGGCGGCCACTGCCTGATCGGCGGTGTCGGCCACAATGCCTTCCTGCACGCGTACACCGTAGCGCTTCAGAATGTCTTTGCCCTGATACTCGTGAATGTTCATGGAGGTCAGTTATGGAGGTGGTTCGATATGTGCACGAAAGTAGGTAGAAAAGAGTTTCCAGTTTCTGGTTGCGGCTTTCTAGTTCGTGCTTTCTATAAAATTATTCCTTTTAGAAGCCCGCTAACTGCGTAGTTCGATTGCCTCCAAGCGGTTCGCCCTTGCTGCTGGCTACAGTGCGTACTCGGCCAACTCGACACGCTACCGGCCGTACCACTGCGCCATGACCTGTTCGGCGGGTTTGTGCTGAGGTGTGAAATCGAGGTGGCGACGGGCGGGGCCATCGGGTTGCAAGCCGGGGTACC contains:
- a CDS encoding nuclear transport factor 2 family protein: MYKPVSLLLFAAIGYLSGPPARTTDTRPSAYWTLVLAERNFAEFTGKHGIKAGFTRYLADEALVVVRGRYQLGKPLYEKMADQPSVLSWWPVYADIAASGDFGYTTGPFEVRPQATTDAPVAFGQFTSVWRKTSTGEWKVLADVGITHPAPNQPAAATLHEPSVTRKKFLAATDTATSQKELLGLEADIAQVAGSRSLGAAYRQVLAPTEAVRLYRTGSQPYVGPTAIPFAASQTARATYTSVKAVAAASNDLGFTYGYAQYQQQSGPFLRIWRRDANCVWKLVHEVMDLH
- a CDS encoding organic hydroperoxide resistance protein, with translation MATTEKKTLYTAEAAAVGGRSGHVRSTTGIIDLDMSVPEGLGGKKGATNPEELFAAGYASCFQQALLVIAQRANDKLDADTTVNCSVSLFQEGEGYGLSAILDVDLKKFDHDKTIDMVRQAHKICPYSVGTRGNMEVELRVQGQPIPVEAEENAGVAKES
- the sucC gene encoding ADP-forming succinate--CoA ligase subunit beta, which gives rise to MNIHEYQGKDILKRYGVRVQEGIVADTADQAVAAAKKLNADTGTSWYVIKAQIHAGGRGKGGGVKLAKNLDQVKEIADQIIGMQLVTKQTGAEGRKVHKVLVAQDVYYPGESETKEYYMSVLLDRGTGKNVIIYTTEGGMDIEEVAEAHPEKIHREHIDPRVGLRPFQAAKIAFNLGLTGPAQKEMVKFVTALYKAYDDTDSAMFEINPVLKTSDNKILAVDAKVTLDENAMYRHPDFAALRDTNEEDPLEVEASASNLNYVKLDGNVGCMVNGAGLAMATMDIIKLSGGEPANFLDVGGGANAQTVEAGFRIILKDPNVKAILINIFGGIVRCDRVANGVVEAYKNIGDIKVPIIVRLQGTNAEEGARIIDESGLKVYSAVLLKDAAERVKEVLAM